The Mytilus galloprovincialis chromosome 2, xbMytGall1.hap1.1, whole genome shotgun sequence genome has a window encoding:
- the LOC143064375 gene encoding WW domain-containing oxidoreductase-like yields the protein MGGGTSFPREPLDRNKVVIVTGGNTGIGYETAKWIAMLGAKVIIACRSEDKALEAIKRIKEEYATEKQKGTKGIIQDGDIDITFMQVDLASLQSTKKFIENFKSSGQKLHTLVCNAGLGFLPLQITEDGNELVFQTNYLSQFLICVHLIPLMESSGSDDCRIIMVSSSVHDFAPPFDISKVQGKDLKPSSYDETGYYAYSKLYQVMQMYFMNKRLKDTNVSILSIHPGVVKTEFQRNFDKSGACCITSIVKCFICCGCARNAFKGAETQIYTAVAPELKGIRDVYYIDCKPKTTASQSRNIENQEALLKLSLELLKDYIPDSLAQRWSPIT from the exons GAATTGGGTATGAAACTGCAAAATGGATTGCTATGTTGGGTGCAAAAGTCATCATTGCATGCAGATCAGAGGACAAAGCGTTGGAG gcaataaaaagaataaaagagGAATACGCTACAGAAAAACAAAAGGGAACCAAAGGAATCATTCAAGATGGCGATATAGATATAACATTTATGCAAGTTGATTTGGCCTCCCTACAGTCTACCaagaaatttattgaaaatttcaaatcttCTGGTCAAAAGTTGCACACGCTAGTTTGTAATGCTGGTTTGGGATTTCTTCCACTGC AAATTACGGAAGACGGAAACGAATTGGTATTTCAG ACCAACTATCTTAGCCAGTTCCTTATATGTGTACACCTAATACCTCTGATGGAAAGTTCAGGTTCAGACGACTGTAGAATTATAATGGTTTCAAGTAGTGTGCATGATTTTGCACCACCGTTTGACATTTCAAAGGTTCAAGGAAAAGATTTGAAACCAAGTTCTTATGACGAAACGGGATATTATGCTTATAGTAAACTGTATCAG GTTATGCAGatgtattttatgaataaaaggttGAAAGACACCAATGTGTCAATCCTATCTATTCATCCTGGAGTTGTGAAAACAGAATTCCAGAGGAATTTCGACAAATCTGGTGCTTGTTGTATTACGTCAATTGTTAAATGCTTTATTTGCTGTG GTTGCGCTAGAAATGCTTTCAAAGGAGCAGAAACTCAGATTTACACTGCAGTAGCACCTGAGCTTAAAGGAATTAGAGATGTCTACTATATAGATTGTAAACCAAAAACTACAGCTAGCCAGTCAAg aaatattgaaaatcaaGAAGCATTACTTAAACTTTCTCTCGAACTGTTGAAAGACTATATTCCAGACAGTTTAGCTCAGAGGTGGTCACCGATCACATAA